A segment of the Streptomyces sp. P9-A2 genome:
CGTGCAGGACCGTGACCGCACGGCGCACCGCGCGGACGTGCTGTTGCAGGAACTGTCCGACGAGCAGTGGGACCGTTTCCTGGACATGGCCGTCGAGCGGGCCGGGCATGTGGCGGCGCTGCTCGACCGGGAGATGCCGCCGCATCTGGTGGAGGACGCGGAGCTGGCCGGGGTCGCACTGCTGCCGGAGCTGGGCGATCTGGAGCCGGAGTGCGACTGCGGAGCGTGGGACCACTGCGGTCACACGGCGGCGCTCTGTTACCAGGTGGCCCGGCTTCTGGACCATGACCCGTTCGTCCTGCTCCTGGTGCGGGGACGCGGTGAGCGCGTCCTGCTGGACGCGCTCCAGTCGTGTGGCGGGCCGCCGGCCGCTTCCGGGCAGCGGCCGCGGCCGGAGGGTGTGGACGCGGCCGAGGCGTTCGCGGCGGGCGGCATCCGGCCGGCGCTGCCCGGCGTCCCCCCGCTCCCCGCGGAGCCGGGGGTGCCACCGTCTCTGGACACGGACGAGCCGCCGGTTGCCGGAGTCGACCCGTCCGCCCTGGAGTTTCTCGCCGCGCGGACCGCCGTGCAGGCCCACCGTCTGCTGGCGGAGGCGCTCCACGACGGGCACGAGCGGCACCCGGCTGCGCCGGAACCAACGGTGGCGCGGGACGCGGTGCGGCTGGCCGCCGGTGAGCCCCCGCACTCCGTGGCGGCTCGGCTCGCCGACGGTTCGGGCCGTGGCCGGGAAGGCCTGGCGGTGGCGGTACGGGCCTGGCGCCAGGGCGGTGCGGCGGCACTGGCCGTGCTCGACGAGG
Coding sequences within it:
- a CDS encoding SWF or SNF family helicase, yielding MTRYNGDGAEVEDTDDRYESEGAPMGGAGPDGTGPQGDHPQGSGGGAGAERTFAALPPARGRGFAQTWWGRVWLTALEGTALDAQQLKAGRRLARAGAVGAVSVRPGRITAVVQDRDRTAHRADVLLQELSDEQWDRFLDMAVERAGHVAALLDREMPPHLVEDAELAGVALLPELGDLEPECDCGAWDHCGHTAALCYQVARLLDHDPFVLLLVRGRGERVLLDALQSCGGPPAASGQRPRPEGVDAAEAFAAGGIRPALPGVPPLPAEPGVPPSLDTDEPPVAGVDPSALEFLAARTAVQAHRLLAEALHDGHERHPAAPEPTVARDAVRLAAGEPPHSVAARLADGSGRGREGLAVAVRAWRQGGAAALAVLDEEWTVDAEALARARAALESAWAENEEAERPVFRARANRWTLDGGRIQLRLGRDGRWWPYRKERGRWVPAGGADQDPATALAAADSEARTEARAEPKPDAAAGRPSGT